In Clostridiales bacterium, the genomic stretch AGCAATAAATATCGAAACGAAGCTAATCGGGTGAAACAATCTACAAACCACCTTAGCAAACACACGACAGTAAAAATAATCCAGAAAGGAGATTTAATTATGAACAAGAAAACAGTTCGTGACGTAGACGTAAAGGGCAAGAAAGTTCTTGTCCGCTGCGACTTCAACGTACCTATGAAGGACGGCGTTATCACCGACGAGAACCGCATTCTCGGCGCGCTGCCGACCATCAAGTATTTGCTCGATCAGGGCGCGAAGGTCACGCTTTGCTCGCACATGGGCAAGCCGCATTCCATTCTTTCCGCCGAGGTTAAGCTCAACAAGAAAGACAAGAAAAAGGTCGAGGCGGGCGAAACGACTGCCGAAGCCATAATCGAGAAAGCGAAAAAGGACGAGCCGAAAAAGCTCACGCTTGCGCCCGTCGCGGCTAGGCTTAACGAGCTGCTCGGCGGCAAAGTAACGTTCGCTAAGGACGTTATCGGTCCCGACGCTACAGCTAAGCGCAAGGCGCTCAAAGCGGGCGAGGCTGTGCTCATCGAGAACCTGCGCTTCCATTGGGAAGAAGAAGGCAAGGACGAGGCGTTCTGTAAAGCGCTCGCCGCCGACGCCGAAGTGTACGTAAACGACGCGTTCGGCACGGCGCACCGCTCGCACGCGTCGACTGCGGCTATCGTCGAGTACGGCATTATCAAGACGGCGGTCTGCGGCTGCCTTATCGAGAAAGAGCTCTCGGTCATGGGCGCGACCATCGAGAACCCGCCGCACCCGTTCGTTGCTATTCTTGGCGGCGCTAAGGTTGCCGACAAGCTCAACGTTATTTCCAACCTCCTCGAAAAATGCGACACGCTCATCATCGGCGGCGGCATGGCGTATACCTTCCTTAAAGCCAAGGGCTACGAGGTCGGCACTTCGCTTCTCGACGAGGAGAAGATCGGCTACTGCAAGGACATGATCGACAAAGCGGCTAAGCTCGGCAAAGAGCTCGTTCTGCCTATCGATACCGTTATCACTTCGCATTTCCCCGAGCCTATCGACGAGGCTATCGAGGTCAAGACCGTTCCGTCGAACGCTATCCCCGCAGACATGATGGGTATGGATATCGGCGAGAAAACGCGCGCGCTGTACGCGAGCAAGGTCGCGGGCGCGAAAGCCGTTGTTTGGAACGGACCTATGGGCGTGTTCGAGAACCCCACGCTCGCTAAGGGCACGATCGCTGTTGCGCAGGCGCTCGCCGACGTATACGGCAAGTGCACCACGATCATCGGCGGCGGCGACAGTGCTGCTGCGGTCAAACAGCTCGGCTTCGCCGATAAGATGAGCCACATAAGCACCGGTGGCGGCGCGTCGCTCGAATACCTCGAAGGCAAGGTTTTGCCGGGCATTGCGTGCTTGAATGACAAGTAAAAAATAATTAAGGATAGATTTTATAGTGCCCTCATCCGCCCCGTTGGGGCACCACCCCCATGCCCCCAATTAGGGAAGGCTTAGAGTGGTTCAGCTCGACCACCTTATGCCTTCCCCCGAATGGGGAAGGGGGACCACGTAGTGGTGGATGAGGGCATTACTTAATTAAAACGTATTTTATCATGAAAGACAAAACGGCTCGGGCGCTCGCTATCGTTGCGCTTGTGTTCATGGGAATATTCGTCGTTGCGCTAATTACGACGATAATCGATCGAACGCTGCTCGGCGGTAGTATCGGGTTTATCGCGCTCGCTTCGGGCGTTATAACGCTCGTTCTGTTCGTCATACTTAAAGCCGACGGCAGAGGCTACTCGCTCACGCAAATGAAAAACGAGAGCGAGATGGCGGAGATCGAGCGCGCCATACAAGAGAAAATCGAGCAGGAAAAACAAAAGCAAAAACAGGCGAGTGAAGAACCACCGCAAGTCGACGAGGAAGAAGAAAACTCGAATAATAATTAAACTGAAAGCACGGGTAACAGGGAGTTATCCGTGCTTTTTTGCGACTAGATTCTTCGCTATCGCTCAGAATTGCAATACGCTTCGGCTTGAATAAGGATAGATTGAGAAATGCCCGATGCCCCTACGGGCACCACCCCCATGCCCCCATTTGGGGAAGGCGAAATGTGGTTTGGCTTAATAACAAGGTAATATCTCAAACGTAAATTTTTTTTGTTACTTCTTTTACAAAAGAAGTAACAAAAAAAATTAAATTCGGTATTGACAAACATTCATATGCATGCTATAATGATACTAAGCGTGTACAAAAACACGGCTATTTGGATATAAGAGAGGGAAAATGATGAAAAAGTCAAAGTTAGCTTTTGCGGTACTTGCAACGACTATTTTTGTAGCGTCATCGAGCGCTCTTGTCGCTTGCGGTAAAAGCCGGTTGTCAGATGAAGATGACTCCACCTTCACAATAACGTTCGACGCCAACGGCGGCATGCTCACGACAGGCGTCACAACCACTACGCTAACCACCGGTACGGACGGCAAGCTTACCGAGCTTCCCACCGCCACAAACGGAACGTACACGTTTAACGGCTGGTACACGGCGCAAGCGGGCGGTACGAAAATCAGCTTGGACTTCACGTTTAACGCTGCCACCACTGTGTACGCGCAGTGGGGGGATGCTCCTTTTGTGCCCGGCGACACGACTTACGTCATCACGTTCAATGCCGG encodes the following:
- a CDS encoding phosphoglycerate kinase encodes the protein MNKKTVRDVDVKGKKVLVRCDFNVPMKDGVITDENRILGALPTIKYLLDQGAKVTLCSHMGKPHSILSAEVKLNKKDKKKVEAGETTAEAIIEKAKKDEPKKLTLAPVAARLNELLGGKVTFAKDVIGPDATAKRKALKAGEAVLIENLRFHWEEEGKDEAFCKALAADAEVYVNDAFGTAHRSHASTAAIVEYGIIKTAVCGCLIEKELSVMGATIENPPHPFVAILGGAKVADKLNVISNLLEKCDTLIIGGGMAYTFLKAKGYEVGTSLLDEEKIGYCKDMIDKAAKLGKELVLPIDTVITSHFPEPIDEAIEVKTVPSNAIPADMMGMDIGEKTRALYASKVAGAKAVVWNGPMGVFENPTLAKGTIAVAQALADVYGKCTTIIGGGDSAAAVKQLGFADKMSHISTGGGASLEYLEGKVLPGIACLNDK